One part of the Deltaproteobacteria bacterium HGW-Deltaproteobacteria-4 genome encodes these proteins:
- a CDS encoding 4'-phosphopantetheinyl transferase has protein sequence MTLWPAPPVTRSLPPGEVHLWRIPLTISSEEISLLHTLLCADEWQRAKRLLDRRKAQDFIVGRGRLRQILASYLHSDPVAIEFTCGMHGKPALTSNALQFNLSHSGAWAVLALRADAAVGVDLERIDPALDYAALAARFFTSAENELLLAAPTAQRRRRFYRLWTRKEALLKGQGRGFSVSAEQEAGDWRLQSFWIAPGYVGTVACAGEIPTLRRWQATEEK, from the coding sequence ATGACCCTCTGGCCTGCGCCGCCCGTTACGCGCTCTTTGCCGCCGGGGGAGGTTCACCTCTGGCGCATTCCCCTCACGATTTCATCTGAAGAAATCTCCCTCCTCCACACCCTCCTTTGCGCCGACGAATGGCAACGCGCCAAACGCCTGCTCGATCGCCGCAAAGCACAGGATTTCATCGTCGGCCGCGGCCGTCTGCGCCAGATTCTCGCTTCTTATCTGCATTCGGATCCGGTTGCTATAGAGTTCACCTGCGGCATGCACGGCAAGCCGGCGCTGACAAGCAACGCCCTGCAATTCAACCTGTCCCACTCCGGCGCCTGGGCGGTCCTTGCGCTTCGTGCCGATGCGGCGGTCGGCGTCGATCTCGAAAGGATCGATCCCGCCCTCGATTATGCAGCGTTGGCCGCGCGGTTCTTTACCTCAGCCGAAAATGAACTCCTCCTGGCCGCCCCGACGGCACAGCGCCGGCGACGATTCTATCGGCTCTGGACGCGCAAGGAAGCGCTCCTCAAAGGGCAGGGCAGGGGGTTTTCTGTCTCAGCAGAGCAAGAGGCGGGGGATTGGCGGTTGCAATCATTCTGGATTGCACCGGGTTATGTCGGGACAGTGGCGTGTGCGGGAGAGATTCCGACATTGCGGCGCTGGCAGGCGACAGAGGAAAAATAA
- a CDS encoding alpha/beta hydrolase, whose amino-acid sequence MVKKSLYPFTAHYHDLGGLKYHYLDEGQGETVVMVHGNPTWSFYYRNLVLALRDQYRVIVPDHIGCGLSDKPVDSGYSFTLKQRVDDLEALLEALGLREKITLVVHDWGGMIGMAYASRHPERIARLVILNTSAFPLPAAKKFPLALQICRDTQFGVFLVQGLNAFARLAARVGCKRHPLSKELRDAYCSPYDTWHHRIATLRFVQDIPLKPEDPGYALIQEVADGLHRFATLPMLICWGERDFVFDHHFRDEWQRRFPDAEVHSYPDCGHYILEDAQEEVIPLIQKFLSHHPLSSPE is encoded by the coding sequence ATGGTAAAGAAATCGCTTTATCCCTTTACGGCCCATTATCACGACCTGGGTGGTTTGAAGTACCACTACCTCGATGAAGGTCAGGGCGAAACCGTGGTCATGGTTCACGGCAACCCGACCTGGTCCTTTTACTACCGCAACCTTGTCCTTGCTCTGCGCGACCAGTATCGGGTGATCGTCCCTGATCACATCGGCTGCGGCCTTTCCGATAAACCGGTCGATTCCGGCTATTCCTTCACTCTCAAGCAGCGCGTCGATGATCTCGAAGCCCTCCTCGAAGCTCTTGGCCTGCGCGAGAAGATCACCCTGGTTGTTCACGATTGGGGGGGGATGATCGGTATGGCTTATGCCTCGCGCCACCCCGAGCGCATCGCCCGGCTGGTCATTCTTAACACAAGTGCCTTTCCACTCCCCGCGGCCAAGAAATTTCCCCTCGCTCTGCAGATTTGCCGCGACACCCAGTTCGGCGTCTTCCTCGTGCAGGGGCTCAATGCTTTTGCCCGCCTCGCCGCCCGCGTCGGCTGCAAACGTCACCCGCTGAGCAAAGAGCTGCGCGATGCTTATTGCAGCCCTTACGACACCTGGCACCATCGTATCGCCACGCTCCGCTTTGTCCAGGATATCCCCCTCAAGCCGGAAGACCCCGGTTATGCGCTGATTCAGGAAGTGGCGGACGGGCTGCACCGTTTTGCAACGCTGCCGATGCTGATCTGCTGGGGGGAGCGCGACTTTGTCTTTGATCACCACTTCCGCGACGAGTGGCAGCGGCGCTTCCCGGATGCCGAGGTCCATTCCTACCCCGATTGCGGCCATTACATCCTTGAAGACGCCCAGGAAGAGGTTATCCCGTTGATCCAGAAGTTCCTGAGTCACCACCCCCTGTCCAGCCCCGAATAA
- a CDS encoding 3-beta hydroxysteroid dehydrogenase has product MVKALVTGGGGFLGKAIVRLLRARGDVVRSFSRTPHPELAALGVEHCCGELHDPVAVDAAVAGCDIVYHVAAKAGIWGPYADFYQANVVGTQNVIDACRRHGVRRLVYTSSPSVIFDGHDMEGVDESVPYPRHFHAPYPQTKAAAEILVLRSNGPELATVALRPHLIWGPEDNHLVPRILARGRQGALRRIGTRPCLVDTIYIDNAAAAHLLAADALAIGSQVAGRAYFLSQGEPIPLWEMVNRILAAGGLPPVTRTISPRLAYAIGWTLEKSYAALRITGEPRMTRFVARELSTSHWFDISAARRDFGYQPLVSLDAGMERLQAWLAR; this is encoded by the coding sequence ATGGTAAAGGCGCTGGTCACCGGCGGCGGCGGCTTTCTCGGCAAAGCGATTGTCCGCTTGCTGCGCGCCCGCGGCGATGTTGTCCGCTCCTTTTCGCGCACCCCCCATCCGGAGCTGGCCGCTCTCGGCGTCGAACATTGCTGCGGCGAGCTCCACGACCCGGTGGCGGTCGATGCGGCGGTGGCCGGCTGCGACATCGTTTATCACGTCGCCGCCAAGGCCGGGATCTGGGGACCCTATGCCGACTTTTATCAGGCCAACGTCGTCGGCACGCAAAATGTCATTGACGCCTGCCGGCGTCACGGCGTCCGCCGCCTCGTTTATACCAGTTCACCGAGTGTCATCTTTGACGGCCATGACATGGAAGGGGTCGATGAGTCGGTCCCTTATCCGCGCCACTTTCATGCCCCTTATCCGCAGACCAAAGCCGCCGCGGAGATTCTCGTCCTGCGCAGCAACGGTCCCGAACTGGCGACCGTCGCCCTGCGCCCGCATCTGATCTGGGGGCCGGAGGATAACCACCTCGTGCCGCGCATCCTTGCCCGCGGCCGCCAGGGGGCGCTGCGCCGCATCGGCACGCGCCCCTGTCTGGTCGATACCATCTATATCGACAATGCCGCTGCGGCCCATCTCCTTGCCGCCGATGCTCTGGCGATCGGTTCGCAAGTCGCCGGTCGTGCTTACTTCCTGTCGCAGGGAGAACCGATCCCCCTTTGGGAAATGGTCAATCGCATCCTCGCTGCCGGCGGTCTGCCGCCGGTGACCCGCACCATCTCCCCGCGCCTTGCCTACGCCATCGGCTGGACGCTGGAGAAGAGTTACGCGGCGCTGCGGATCACGGGCGAGCCGCGCATGACCCGCTTTGTCGCCCGTGAACTCTCCACCTCCCACTGGTTCGACATCAGTGCCGCCCGCCGCGATTTCGGTTATCAACCCCTGGTCTCCCTCGATGCCGGGATGGAGAGACTGCAAGCGTGGCTGGCGCGATGA
- a CDS encoding peptide synthase (Catalyzes the specific recognition and activation of amino acids during peptide synthesis), translating into MVSSFTNIAAHLPEMARLQPETAAIYCPVGRNSDGSVRYTRTSYSQLDQESDRIAHALESLGIVRGVRTVLMVPPSEEFFALTFALFKVGAIPILIDPGMGIKNLKVCIAEAEPTAFVGIPKAHLARCLLGWGKPTLKILLTVGSLRFWGGTALSRALATIPTPSPYTMAATAVDETAAILFTSGSTGVPKGAIYSHGNFSAQVAALRDLYNIQPGEIDLPTFPLFALFAPALGMTSVLPEMDFTRPALVDPRKIITAIQTFQITSMFGSPALINRVSLYGREHGIKLPSLQRVISAGAPVPATVLERFATMLDAPAQIFTPYGATEALPVCSIGSAEILGETRALTEQGRGVCVGRPVAGIELEIITISDQPIPCWDDALKVVPGAIGEIAVKGAQVTRGYHNRPTSTALAKIADPAGGFYHRMGDLGYRDESGRIWFCGRKSHRVVTENGPLFTIPCEGIFNTHPAVYRTALVGTGPIGSQRPVLCVELEKGIDPAQQGAIAAELRVLGQQHSQTRSIATILFHPAFPVDIRHNAKIFREKLAIWAEKECRGDS; encoded by the coding sequence ATGGTGAGCTCTTTCACCAACATCGCCGCCCACCTGCCGGAGATGGCCCGGCTCCAGCCTGAGACCGCGGCGATCTATTGCCCGGTCGGCCGCAATTCCGACGGCTCGGTCCGCTACACCCGCACCAGCTATTCCCAACTCGATCAGGAAAGTGATCGCATCGCCCACGCTCTCGAATCCCTTGGCATCGTTCGCGGCGTCCGCACCGTCCTTATGGTTCCGCCGAGCGAGGAATTCTTTGCCCTGACCTTTGCCCTCTTCAAGGTCGGAGCGATTCCGATCCTTATCGATCCGGGGATGGGGATCAAGAATCTCAAGGTCTGTATCGCCGAGGCCGAGCCGACCGCCTTTGTCGGCATCCCCAAGGCCCACCTCGCCCGCTGTCTCCTTGGCTGGGGGAAGCCGACGCTCAAGATCCTCCTTACCGTCGGCTCGCTCCGTTTTTGGGGGGGGACAGCCCTTTCCAGGGCCCTTGCGACCATCCCGACTCCAAGCCCTTATACCATGGCCGCCACCGCCGTCGACGAAACCGCGGCGATCCTCTTTACCAGCGGCAGCACCGGCGTCCCCAAGGGGGCCATCTACAGTCACGGCAACTTCAGCGCCCAGGTCGCGGCGCTGCGCGACCTTTACAATATTCAGCCCGGCGAAATCGATCTGCCGACCTTCCCCCTCTTTGCCCTCTTTGCCCCGGCTCTGGGGATGACCTCGGTCCTGCCGGAGATGGACTTCACCCGGCCGGCCCTCGTCGATCCGCGCAAGATCATCACCGCCATTCAGACCTTCCAGATCACCAGCATGTTCGGCTCGCCGGCCCTGATCAATCGCGTCAGCCTTTACGGCCGTGAACACGGGATCAAGCTGCCGAGTTTGCAGCGGGTCATCTCCGCCGGCGCGCCGGTGCCGGCAACGGTATTGGAACGCTTTGCAACCATGCTCGACGCCCCGGCGCAGATCTTCACCCCTTACGGCGCCACCGAAGCGTTGCCGGTCTGCTCCATCGGCAGTGCCGAGATCCTTGGCGAGACCCGCGCTCTCACCGAACAGGGGCGGGGAGTTTGTGTTGGCCGACCGGTGGCGGGGATCGAGCTGGAGATCATTACCATCAGTGACCAGCCGATTCCTTGCTGGGATGATGCGCTGAAAGTGGTCCCCGGTGCCATCGGCGAGATTGCCGTCAAGGGGGCGCAGGTGACGCGGGGCTATCATAATCGCCCGACTTCGACGGCGCTGGCCAAGATCGCTGATCCGGCCGGCGGCTTCTATCACCGCATGGGCGATCTCGGTTATCGCGACGAAAGCGGGCGAATCTGGTTCTGCGGTCGCAAGTCGCACCGGGTTGTCACCGAAAACGGTCCCCTCTTCACCATCCCCTGTGAAGGGATCTTCAACACCCACCCGGCAGTCTACCGCACCGCCCTGGTCGGCACCGGCCCCATCGGCAGTCAGCGTCCGGTCCTTTGTGTCGAACTGGAAAAAGGGATCGATCCGGCGCAGCAGGGGGCGATTGCTGCCGAACTCCGCGTTCTCGGTCAACAGCATAGCCAGACCCGGTCGATCGCAACCATCCTCTTTCATCCCGCCTTCCCCGTCGATATCCGCCATAATGCCAAGATTTTTCGCGAAAAGCTGGCGATTTGGGCGGAAAAAGAATGTAGGGGCGATTCATGA
- the rpoH gene encoding RNA polymerase sigma factor RpoH — protein MELAQLSLMPDTLDRYMSEINRLPLLSREEETTLARRWRDHQDIDAAHQLTCAHLRFVVKIANEYRSYGMRLLDLIQEGNIGLMLAVKKFDPERGIRLITYAVWWIRAYIQNFIIHSWSLVKIGTTQAQKKLFFKLSQAREAIRNLTGDADAEEIGRALELRGSAVEEMSGRMSGRDSSLDLARFEGAEETFLDHLPDERENQEEALMRRQEETRREKTIAAALSALNERERHIVHERFLAEVPRTLQDVADEYGITRERVRQLEKNAMEKLRKLLAPA, from the coding sequence ATGGAATTAGCGCAACTTTCCTTGATGCCCGACACCCTGGATCGTTACATGAGTGAGATCAATCGACTTCCGCTGCTGTCGCGGGAGGAGGAGACCACTCTGGCACGACGCTGGCGCGATCATCAGGACATTGACGCCGCCCACCAGCTCACCTGCGCCCATCTGCGTTTTGTCGTCAAAATCGCCAACGAATACCGCTCGTACGGCATGCGCCTGCTTGACCTGATTCAGGAAGGGAATATCGGCCTGATGCTGGCGGTGAAAAAATTCGATCCGGAGCGCGGCATTCGCCTCATTACCTACGCGGTCTGGTGGATTCGCGCTTACATCCAGAACTTTATCATCCATTCCTGGTCACTGGTCAAGATCGGCACCACCCAGGCGCAGAAAAAACTCTTCTTCAAACTCTCCCAGGCCCGCGAAGCGATCCGTAACCTCACCGGCGACGCCGATGCCGAAGAGATCGGCCGCGCCTTGGAGTTACGCGGCAGCGCCGTCGAAGAGATGAGTGGCCGCATGTCGGGCCGCGACAGCTCCCTCGACCTCGCCCGTTTCGAAGGGGCGGAAGAGACCTTTCTTGATCATCTTCCGGATGAGCGGGAAAATCAGGAAGAAGCGCTGATGCGTCGTCAGGAAGAGACCCGCCGGGAAAAAACCATCGCTGCCGCCCTCTCGGCCCTCAATGAACGGGAGCGGCACATCGTCCATGAACGCTTCCTCGCCGAAGTGCCGCGCACCTTGCAGGATGTTGCCGATGAATATGGTATCACTCGCGAGCGGGTCCGCCAGCTCGAAAAGAACGCCATGGAGAAATTGCGCAAACTGCTGGCGCCGGCCTGA